The sequence ACACCGTCGAGCAGATCGCCAATTTCGATGAGATACGGGAGCAATTCCGACAGTTGCTGGGTGTACTGGGCGTGGACGTTTTCGCTGTCGGCCAGTTCGCTGTCGGAAACCCGAACGATCTCTCGTGCTACTCGACTACTTTCCCCGTGGTGCTCTTCGATACGGTCGCCAAGCGTGGCAAAATACCTGGTACGATCCTTGATCGTCTTTCGGAGCGTGTACCGCGCAAACGTATCACGTTCTTGCTCGAGGGCGTGTAGCGACGTCTCTAGGTTGGCGAGTCGGTCCTCGATATCGTCGACGTCGGGATTTGGGTCAACGGGTTCGTGAACTGGCGTCTCGTGGGGGTTATCGGTGTCCGTGAGGTGCTGGACGAGCACGCTAAAGAGCAGTTCGTGGCTGTACACGTACGGGCGTGGGGCCCCGTCAGTAATTTCGGTCCACGATCCATCGGGTGTGCGTTCGTATCCTCCGAGATAGACGGCTGGATCGGACTCGGACGTCGAATCTCTCCCGTAGTCCTCGTGGTGCCGGTTGGTCAATTCCTGTGCGAACGACGTCGCATCACGGTCGGCCGATTTCAGTTCGGAGAGGTCAATCGTTTCGGTGACTGCCGACGTCTCCGGTGGGTTCTCTCGGTATGTGAGTTCGAACGTTTCGACGACTCGGTTTGGCACGGCATCGTCTTCGACCGCACCGTCAGTATCCGGTACTGGTACCGTCTCGACCGGAACTTCGTCGTACTGGATGAACAGGTGGAGTTCGTCCGACGAGGTGTCCGGCAGTGATGTCGTCGTCATCTGTTCGACGACGATCGGACGACCGTATGCATCAAGTGCGAGTCCCGGCGTCAGCGTTATTTCGATCCCGTCGCTCGTCGGTTCGAACGACTCGATGTCTAGTCCCGAAACGACTCCCGAACCGGTAATATAGCGGTTGAGCGTCTGCAACCGCTTGCTGTGATACGAGCGGTCAATCTCCATGATTCGGGGCGTCATCAGTTTCCCCTTAAAGAAGCGGTTTTTGGTGAATTGAGAGAGACTTCCTTCCGCGCTCGAAAATTCGCGTGATGGGCCGTTCATCTCCGTCTATCATTGCTGACACACTCTCTTTTATTAAAAATTCCGCATGTATAATTTACCGTAGGTGGTGACAGGAACCGCCCCGGCTCTGATACAGGTCGATGGACATCGGTTTCGGTATCCCTGCAAGTGTCTCGTTTCCGCAGTTGTCGACCAAACGTCGGTCGACGAGAGAGATAGGAACCGAATATATTGTCGATTAGAAATCGGCTGGCTGAACCTCGACCCAACGAAATCGATTCTCGCTACCCTACCCTTCATTAGTGCCACTCAAGTACGTGTCTTGTCCGAGCGTCGCATCACCCAGTGAGAACGACTCGGTTCCCAGGTGCGTGTTGACTCCGAGGAATGTTGCCCGTCCGAGCTCGAACTCGTCATCGACAACGTAGACTGTCGCGTCGACGTGTGCGGGCGTTTCAGTCTCGGTGATGGTCTCGATTGCTTCTTCGTGGACAGCGGATTCGAACGGGCCACAGAAGACGGCAACCGATCGATCCGTTGGAACCAGCGAGTCGTAGCTGCTGTCGGAGACACCGTCAGTTCCCAATTCGACGTCTGCCGGCTCGAGGAAGAACAGGCGGTGACCAGTCATCGTTTCTCCCTCTGCACCGCTCGAGTCACGCGCCTTTTTGTCCGTTGCGTGGCGAAGATAGAGTTCGATCACGTCTCGTAGCCCTGCGCGTGTCCCCCGTTTTTTGTAGAGTTCGGGAGCCCGCGCCAGGTATTCCCGTCGTGCGCTTTCGGGCCACTCGCGGTACTCGTCAGCGGCGAGCCAGTCTTCGAGCCACTCGAGTGAGTTGCTCGGGGCACCGTGTGGGTCGAAATATTTGGTGATCCCGTCGATCTCGGACTGGATGTCGACGAACGACGTCTCGAAAACCGACAGAAACCGTTCGAGAAACGCCGCCGATCTCTTGTCTTCCTGATACAGTTCAGGCATGTACCGGAGATACGACTGTCGAGGACAGTACGCCGTCACGGTGTCGACGAGCGGTGACGCCGTCGGTGTCCCGATCAGTTCGAGTGCGACGTACAGATATCGGCCGACAGCGTCGTGTAGTAGGATGTCTGGACTCTCGTCGCCTTCGGCGACTGTCCATTCGGATTCGGCGTGTTTTTCGAGCGCGTTGAACGCGGTTCGTTGCCACTTTCGGACGGTCTTCGACGACAATGACTCCTCGTGGGTGGCAATCGTCTTGGGATTGGACCGTGCCAGTTCCATCCCGGAACTGACACCAGCCGCCTGCAGTGACCTGCAGACGTCCGCGGATCGAAGCGGTGCCCACTGGTCCGACGGTTCGTTGGATGGAACGGTTTCACCAGCACCGACTCCGGAGGAGTCTGGTGTTGTCTCTGTCTCTCCCCCTGAAGTTGGTGTTTCGAGCGGCAACAACGGTTCGTCTGTCGCGTAATAGCGGATTTTGAGCCTGGTGTTTGCCGGAAAACGAGCGAGATCGACGGTCAGTCGATGCCACTCGAGTTGTTCGGTTTCCGAATCGTATCGCGTCATCGCGATTCCGGTGTGTTTGTTCCGATCGGTTCGTCCGAGGTATTCGGTTCGTTCGGTCAGTGCCAGACATCGGTTGTGCGTATCGATTGCGTAGAACGACCGCATTCCGTCTTCGGATTCGGTACTGATCAGCGTCTCGATCGGTCCGTCGCTCTCGACCGTTTCGAGTCGAGTCAGTTTCTTCGTCCCCGGCTTGTACTCAAAGAGGGCGTACTCGTTCCGATTTTCGACGACGCCAGCGAGGACGAGTGACTCTTCTGTACCCGTTATCGCCGTCGGCGTGAACCGATGGTCCGCGGCGATGAGCGTTTCGGAGAGTCGTGGTTCGTCACCATCGGTGTCACTGCGGTTGGACTCGCTTCTCCAGAGTCCGTATCCATCGCCCGTCGCGGTCAGTACCACTAACCCGTCCGTTACAGTCGTCGCGTCGACTATCGTTCCCGGCGGCTGGTTCGTTTCTTGCTTGTCTCCGCGAATCGAGACGAGTGTCCCCGCGTCGTCGACCACGTGCAATGCACCGCAGCCGTACGTACTCGCGGACGGCGTGTCTACTGGAACCTCGATCGCCTTGGTTTCCCGCCGCGTTTCGGGAATGACAGCTGTGGTCTCTCCTAACTCGTGAGTAACGAACACGCGTGATCCAGCAGTTGCGATCGATTGCGGTGCCCAGCCGTGGCGGGACGTTCTGTCGATCACCAGTTCGCGTGTCTCGGTCGTCACATCGTACTCGTACAATCCGCCGTCCATCGTGAGAAGGTAGAGGGTCCCGGTCGGGTCCACGGAAACGTCGACGATATCGTCGCCGATCATCTGTGAACGAATCGCGGTCGCCTCCGTCAGGGCGATTCCCCCGTCAGTGATTTGAGCGTTTCGTGCGACCCACTCTTTCCACCCAGTCTCGCTCGTCGTCACTGTATACGAAAACGTCACAATCGATCACCTCGCTGGGTGGATGGGTGCATATCGACGGTCACGCGTTCGACTGAAAACAGCCCCATCTCGCCTATCCTCACTCGGTCGTCGGTCGACGTCCCACCGTGTGCAGTGATCGAAATGTCCGACACCTGTGCAACCGCATCGACGCTCTCGATCACGTTCCCTAACGCCTCACGTTCGAGTGGGCGACCAAGCGGCCACCCGTTCTCGTCAAATCCGTAGAGTGGGTGAAGATACGACTCGACTGCATCGGTTATTGCCGACTCGAACCCGCTCTGGGCGTACTGCTGTCGAACCTCACCACTTACTGTAATCTCGAGTCGGACGTACTGTGGGCCGGTGACGTGAACCCGGTCAGTCAATAGCGTCCGCTCCCGGAGATACTCCCGAACGGTATCGAGAAACGCCGCACTTGGTTCGGGACTCGGAATGTCCGCCGGTGCGTATGGAACGACGATCACGGTCGCTCGTCCGCTGTCGACCGCGACGTGCGTCCGCCCGATCCTGAGACCGGGTGTTCGTGCCGCGAGACGGCGATAGTCCGCTGTGGTCACTGCACGAGCAGGGCGATCGAGGTCCCGTCTAATACGGTGTAGTGCCTCCGTAACAGTCTCGCCGTCCGTGCCGCCTGTTGCGGGCCCAAGCGGGGTGATATTTATTTCCCTCGCAGCGTGTTCGGCACCGAACGTCTCCCCAGGATCGTCGAGTTGCCAGTTTGCTGCTGCCGAGACGTTGCCGCGTTCACCACCACCGTAGACGTACTCTGCGCTGACCGTCGAATTTGTCGGGGGAACGGCACCGTTGAATCCGTCGCCGAACGTGACGCGACCTGCTGTCCGGTCGAGCACGTAGTGGCGGTCCTCAGGACCGGATGCATCGAAGTCGGGCACCTCTGTGTACCGTTCGCCGTCGACGTAGACCGTCACGGAGAGAACGGGACTGTTCGCGAATCGATACATCTGATTGTCGAACTGTGAGTCGGTTACTGACTCGGCTTCAGCGGACACCGGGGCCAATCGTTCGTGGTCGACGCTGACTGCGTGGGTCGCGGTGACGACGTTCGTTCGAATGCCGTCGAGCTGTGGTGGAATCTCGTATCCCGGACGGTCGACGCGACAGCGGATCCACGTCGACGCTGTGGCTGTGTCGGGGAGGGTGGAGGGACTCGAGTTGGCTTCTGCCGATAGTTCTGGTTCGTCTGTGACGAGTTCGATGATCCCTGATCGATAGAACGAGTTGGTGTCATCCGTGGAAACGGCCAGCCGTTCCCAGCTGCCGTCACAGTGGTGTTCCCACGCGAGTGCGACCGACGGCTCGAACGGTGAGTGCTGTTCGTCCGCCACCGGCGACGGCGTTGGCAGGTCATCGTCGTGGTAATCGACGTGAAGAGTGAGACGATCCGTCGACGCGAAGGGATCGTGGTCGAATCCAATGTACACGGTGTCGCCCGCTTCGACGCGACGGCCGAACGGCCGGTAGTACGTCCCCGATGCGTCGTTTGCCTCGCTGTGGTTGCTCACAGCGCCAGAATCACTGATTACGCTGTCGACGCGGGCAGTCGTAACAACGAGTGGCCTGTCTGTTTCGAATCGGTACCGTTCGTCGATACCGTCGGTCACGGCCAGTTTGGTCCCCGCTGGGAGCCGCGTCCCTGCGAATCGTTCGGGAACGTCGAACCTGATCGTCGCCGTCGCTGAATCCGGCGGTCGTTGTCGATACCCGAGTAACTGGAGGTACTTCTTGCGGTGTTCTTCGGTAATCTGGTCGAGTTGATAGGTGTGGGTCTCGGTCAGCCACGCGAGGACTTCCAGAATCGTTATGCCGGGATCGTGCGGGTTGAAATCCGTCCACTCGTCGGAGTACGCTGGAATCAGCTTTTTAGCCTGATCGAGTAACGCTTCGTACTC is a genomic window of Natrarchaeobaculum aegyptiacum containing:
- a CDS encoding phage tail protein, with product MIGDDIVDVSVDPTGTLYLLTMDGGLYEYDVTTETRELVIDRTSRHGWAPQSIATAGSRVFVTHELGETTAVIPETRRETKAIEVPVDTPSASTYGCGALHVVDDAGTLVSIRGDKQETNQPPGTIVDATTVTDGLVVLTATGDGYGLWRSESNRSDTDGDEPRLSETLIAADHRFTPTAITGTEESLVLAGVVENRNEYALFEYKPGTKKLTRLETVESDGPIETLISTESEDGMRSFYAIDTHNRCLALTERTEYLGRTDRNKHTGIAMTRYDSETEQLEWHRLTVDLARFPANTRLKIRYYATDEPLLPLETPTSGGETETTPDSSGVGAGETVPSNEPSDQWAPLRSADVCRSLQAAGVSSGMELARSNPKTIATHEESLSSKTVRKWQRTAFNALEKHAESEWTVAEGDESPDILLHDAVGRYLYVALELIGTPTASPLVDTVTAYCPRQSYLRYMPELYQEDKRSAAFLERFLSVFETSFVDIQSEIDGITKYFDPHGAPSNSLEWLEDWLAADEYREWPESARREYLARAPELYKKRGTRAGLRDVIELYLRHATDKKARDSSGAEGETMTGHRLFFLEPADVELGTDGVSDSSYDSLVPTDRSVAVFCGPFESAVHEEAIETITETETPAHVDATVYVVDDEFELGRATFLGVNTHLGTESFSLGDATLGQDTYLSGTNEG
- a CDS encoding putative baseplate assembly protein — protein: MGLDLPELDDREYEALLDQAKKLIPAYSDEWTDFNPHDPGITILEVLAWLTETHTYQLDQITEEHRKKYLQLLGYRQRPPDSATATIRFDVPERFAGTRLPAGTKLAVTDGIDERYRFETDRPLVVTTARVDSVISDSGAVSNHSEANDASGTYYRPFGRRVEAGDTVYIGFDHDPFASTDRLTLHVDYHDDDLPTPSPVADEQHSPFEPSVALAWEHHCDGSWERLAVSTDDTNSFYRSGIIELVTDEPELSAEANSSPSTLPDTATASTWIRCRVDRPGYEIPPQLDGIRTNVVTATHAVSVDHERLAPVSAEAESVTDSQFDNQMYRFANSPVLSVTVYVDGERYTEVPDFDASGPEDRHYVLDRTAGRVTFGDGFNGAVPPTNSTVSAEYVYGGGERGNVSAAANWQLDDPGETFGAEHAAREINITPLGPATGGTDGETVTEALHRIRRDLDRPARAVTTADYRRLAARTPGLRIGRTHVAVDSGRATVIVVPYAPADIPSPEPSAAFLDTVREYLRERTLLTDRVHVTGPQYVRLEITVSGEVRQQYAQSGFESAITDAVESYLHPLYGFDENGWPLGRPLEREALGNVIESVDAVAQVSDISITAHGGTSTDDRVRIGEMGLFSVERVTVDMHPSTQRGDRL